The following proteins are encoded in a genomic region of Oryzias latipes chromosome 17, ASM223467v1:
- the oc90 gene encoding otoconin-90 isoform X3, with protein sequence MILMWILSLSASSSALSPIFCPEPEGSSGLAGHMTDCLGLRFTWLHAIFHNFPSLLNFASKLRCASGICPRDLEDYGCSCRYAARGNPVDPLDVCCANHRLCYENAAPCRLELPPAPYNFSCSAANSSCDVGDTCQQKFCECDQAAIACLTLSHYNASLRGFAESACFVANHSDAFPAGNDSTGDFFSNSSLLAAAGENDFLMNTTSLNRSDASDAITPPPGAPFLPPHAEELDEEVEDMTQMSLTAAGLNETGVEEALEPEELEEERTGPSVSAVGSDPGFPMGSPLTLAEPQISPKIKVSARKIHPESSEEDEAEDAADEEKNQSETSDEGSPTSSSPTVHPSTQRGETFKPRSEATPIRTTMWVAKMEAGSEELLENATAAGVDGAQRRTVPFFAWTLLDSAGLTDGQQPNVAECSLSFSVSGSDGRSRKEMPALGQMLHCLTGRCPQEYEMYGCYCGREGAGQPVDRLDRCCFFHHCCLKQISSMGCRVERSRSVQVSCEEHKPRCQGATLCDKLQCVCDKTTAECMAAAHFNHRPAPQQCRGPSPPCRRPSRPPKPVQEPPESSEEQQQSARPEDPTSPPVQSPHSEEDSDQREEVELWVEETPPISIEESREQPALDGIQTHNQRPAEEEEEEEEEEEEEEF encoded by the exons ATGATTCTGATGTGGATTTTGAGTCTATCAGCATCTTCAAGTG CTCTGTCCCCCATCTTCTGCCCGGAGCCGGAGGGCAGCAGTGGACTCGCGGGTCACATGACGG ATTGTCTGGGCCTGCGCTTCACCTGGCTGCACGCCATCTTCCATAATTTCCCCTCTCTGCTGAACTTTGCATCCAAGCTCCGCTGTGCTTCGGGGATTTGCCCACGTGACCTGGAAGATTACGGCTGCTCCTGCAGATATGCGGCGCGTGGAAACCCCGTGGATCCTCTGGATGT ATGCTGCGCGAACCACAGATTGTGTTATGAGAACGCTGCCCCCTGTAGGCTGGAGCTGCCTCCAGCGCCGTACAACTTCAGCTGTTCTGCAGCAAACAGCAGCTGTg ACGTTGGTGACACGTGTCAGCAGAAGTTCTGTGAATGTGACCAGGCCGCCATCGCCTGTCTCACTCTGAGCCACTACAACGCCTCTCTGAGAGGCTTTGCTGAGTCAGCGTGCTTTGTTGCAAATCACTCAG atgCTTTTCCTGCAGGAAACGACTCAACAGGGGATTTCTTCTCCAATTCGTCCCTCCTGGCTGCAG CAGGAGAGAACGACTTCCTGATGAACACAACATCATTGAACCGCAGTGATGCGAGTGATGCCATCACTCCACCACCAGGAGCGCCGTTCCTGCCGCCGCATGCTG AGGAGCTTGATGAAGAGGTGGAAGACATGACACAAATGAGTCTCACTGCTGCAG GGCTGAATGAAACGGGTGTGGAGGAGGCGCTGGAGCCGGAGGAGTTGGAGGAGGAGCGGACGGGTCCGAGTGTTTCTGCTGTCGGTTCCG ATCCAGGATTTCCCATGGGGTCACCTCTGACCCTGGCTGAACCTCAGATCAGCCCCAAGATAAAAGTCTCGGCTCGAAAGATCCACCCAGAGTCTTCTGAAGAAGATGAGGCAGAGGATGCTGCTGATGAGGAGAAAAATCAAAGTGAAACATCTGATGAAG GCTCTCCAACCTCTTCATCTCCAACCGTCCACCCATCCACACAAAGAGGAGAAACCTTCAAGCCTCGCTCTGAGGCCACGCCCATCAGAACCACCATGTGGGTAGCCAAGATGGAGGCGGGGTCTgaggagctgctggagaacGCCACGGCTGCAGGAGTGG ATGGGGCTCAGAGGAGGACGGTGCCGTTCTTCGCCTGGACCCTGCTGGACTCGGCTGGTCTGACTGACGGGCAGCAGCCGAACGTTGCAG AGTGCAGCCTCTCCTTCAGCGTGTCCGGCAGCGATgggcggagcaggaaggagATGCCAGCGCTCGGGCAGATGCTGCACTGCCTGACAGGGCGCTGTCCGCAGGAGTACGAGATGTACGGCTGCTACTGCGGGCGGGAGGGGGCGGGGCAACCCGTGGACCGCCTGGACAG gtGCTGCTTCTTCCATCACTGCTGCCTGAAGCAGATCAGCTCTATGGGCTGCAGAGTGGAGAGGAGCCGGAGTGTTCAGGTCTCCTGTGAGGAGCACAAACCCCGCT GTCAGGGCGCCACCCTGTGTGACAAGCTGCAGTGTGTGTGCGACAAAACCACAGCAGAGTGCATGGCGGCGGCTCACTTCAACCACAGGCCGGCCCCGCAGCAGTGCCGGGGGCCCAGCCCCCCCTGCCGGCGGCCCAGCAGACCCCCAAAACCTGTGCAGGAACCCCCTGAGTCcagtgaggagcagcagcagagcgccAGGCCAGAGGACCCCACGAGTCCACCTGTGCAGTCCCCCCACAG TGAAGAGGATTCGGACCAAAGGGAAGAAGTTGAATTGTGGGTTGAAGAAACTCCCCCTATTTCCATCGAGGAGAGCAGAGAACAGCCCGCTCTCGACGGGATTCAGACCCACAACCAAAGAccagcagaggaggaagaggaggaggaagaggaagaggaagaagaagaatttTAG
- the oc90 gene encoding otoconin-90 isoform X5, whose protein sequence is MILMWILSLSASSSALSPIFCPEPEGSSGLAGHMTDCLGLRFTWLHAIFHNFPSLLNFASKLRCASGICPRDLEDYGCSCRYAARGNPVDPLDVCCANHRLCYENAAPCRLELPPAPYNFSCSAANSSCDVGDTCQQKFCECDQAAIACLTLSHYNASLRGFAESACFVANHSDWLSGATETGELLTGADAFPAGNDSTGDFFSNSSLLAAAGENDFLMNTTSLNRSDASDAITPPPGAPFLPPHAGLNETGVEEALEPEELEEERTGPSVSAVGSDPGFPMGSPLTLAEPQISPKIKVSARKIHPESSEEDEAEDAADEEKNQSETSDEGSPTSSSPTVHPSTQRGETFKPRSEATPIRTTMWVAKMEAGSEELLENATAAGVDGAQRRTVPFFAWTLLDSAGLTDGQQPNVAECSLSFSVSGSDGRSRKEMPALGQMLHCLTGRCPQEYEMYGCYCGREGAGQPVDRLDRCCFFHHCCLKQISSMGCRVERSRSVQVSCEEHKPRCQGATLCDKLQCVCDKTTAECMAAAHFNHRPAPQQCRGPSPPCRRPSRPPKPVQEPPESSEEQQQSARPEDPTSPPVQSPHSEEDSDQREEVELWVEETPPISIEESREQPALDGIQTHNQRPAEEEEEEEEEEEEEEF, encoded by the exons ATGATTCTGATGTGGATTTTGAGTCTATCAGCATCTTCAAGTG CTCTGTCCCCCATCTTCTGCCCGGAGCCGGAGGGCAGCAGTGGACTCGCGGGTCACATGACGG ATTGTCTGGGCCTGCGCTTCACCTGGCTGCACGCCATCTTCCATAATTTCCCCTCTCTGCTGAACTTTGCATCCAAGCTCCGCTGTGCTTCGGGGATTTGCCCACGTGACCTGGAAGATTACGGCTGCTCCTGCAGATATGCGGCGCGTGGAAACCCCGTGGATCCTCTGGATGT ATGCTGCGCGAACCACAGATTGTGTTATGAGAACGCTGCCCCCTGTAGGCTGGAGCTGCCTCCAGCGCCGTACAACTTCAGCTGTTCTGCAGCAAACAGCAGCTGTg ACGTTGGTGACACGTGTCAGCAGAAGTTCTGTGAATGTGACCAGGCCGCCATCGCCTGTCTCACTCTGAGCCACTACAACGCCTCTCTGAGAGGCTTTGCTGAGTCAGCGTGCTTTGTTGCAAATCACTCAG ATTGGCTCAGCGGCGCCACGGAGACTGGCGAGCTCCTCACAGGAGCAG atgCTTTTCCTGCAGGAAACGACTCAACAGGGGATTTCTTCTCCAATTCGTCCCTCCTGGCTGCAG CAGGAGAGAACGACTTCCTGATGAACACAACATCATTGAACCGCAGTGATGCGAGTGATGCCATCACTCCACCACCAGGAGCGCCGTTCCTGCCGCCGCATGCTG GGCTGAATGAAACGGGTGTGGAGGAGGCGCTGGAGCCGGAGGAGTTGGAGGAGGAGCGGACGGGTCCGAGTGTTTCTGCTGTCGGTTCCG ATCCAGGATTTCCCATGGGGTCACCTCTGACCCTGGCTGAACCTCAGATCAGCCCCAAGATAAAAGTCTCGGCTCGAAAGATCCACCCAGAGTCTTCTGAAGAAGATGAGGCAGAGGATGCTGCTGATGAGGAGAAAAATCAAAGTGAAACATCTGATGAAG GCTCTCCAACCTCTTCATCTCCAACCGTCCACCCATCCACACAAAGAGGAGAAACCTTCAAGCCTCGCTCTGAGGCCACGCCCATCAGAACCACCATGTGGGTAGCCAAGATGGAGGCGGGGTCTgaggagctgctggagaacGCCACGGCTGCAGGAGTGG ATGGGGCTCAGAGGAGGACGGTGCCGTTCTTCGCCTGGACCCTGCTGGACTCGGCTGGTCTGACTGACGGGCAGCAGCCGAACGTTGCAG AGTGCAGCCTCTCCTTCAGCGTGTCCGGCAGCGATgggcggagcaggaaggagATGCCAGCGCTCGGGCAGATGCTGCACTGCCTGACAGGGCGCTGTCCGCAGGAGTACGAGATGTACGGCTGCTACTGCGGGCGGGAGGGGGCGGGGCAACCCGTGGACCGCCTGGACAG gtGCTGCTTCTTCCATCACTGCTGCCTGAAGCAGATCAGCTCTATGGGCTGCAGAGTGGAGAGGAGCCGGAGTGTTCAGGTCTCCTGTGAGGAGCACAAACCCCGCT GTCAGGGCGCCACCCTGTGTGACAAGCTGCAGTGTGTGTGCGACAAAACCACAGCAGAGTGCATGGCGGCGGCTCACTTCAACCACAGGCCGGCCCCGCAGCAGTGCCGGGGGCCCAGCCCCCCCTGCCGGCGGCCCAGCAGACCCCCAAAACCTGTGCAGGAACCCCCTGAGTCcagtgaggagcagcagcagagcgccAGGCCAGAGGACCCCACGAGTCCACCTGTGCAGTCCCCCCACAG TGAAGAGGATTCGGACCAAAGGGAAGAAGTTGAATTGTGGGTTGAAGAAACTCCCCCTATTTCCATCGAGGAGAGCAGAGAACAGCCCGCTCTCGACGGGATTCAGACCCACAACCAAAGAccagcagaggaggaagaggaggaggaagaggaagaggaagaagaagaatttTAG
- the oc90 gene encoding otoconin-90 isoform X1 translates to MILMWILSLSASSSALSPIFCPEPEGSSGLAGHMTDCLGLRFTWLHAIFHNFPSLLNFASKLRCASGICPRDLEDYGCSCRYAARGNPVDPLDVCCANHRLCYENAAPCRLELPPAPYNFSCSAANSSCDVGDTCQQKFCECDQAAIACLTLSHYNASLRGFAESACFVANHSDWLSGATETGELLTGADAFPAGNDSTGDFFSNSSLLAAAGENDFLMNTTSLNRSDASDAITPPPGAPFLPPHAEELDEEVEDMTQMSLTAAGLNETGVEEALEPEELEEERTGPSVSAVGSDPGFPMGSPLTLAEPQISPKIKVSARKIHPESSEEDEAEDAADEEKNQSETSDEGSPTSSSPTVHPSTQRGETFKPRSEATPIRTTMWVAKMEAGSEELLENATAAGVDGAQRRTVPFFAWTLLDSAGLTDGQQPNVAECSLSFSVSGSDGRSRKEMPALGQMLHCLTGRCPQEYEMYGCYCGREGAGQPVDRLDRCCFFHHCCLKQISSMGCRVERSRSVQVSCEEHKPRCQGATLCDKLQCVCDKTTAECMAAAHFNHRPAPQQCRGPSPPCRRPSRPPKPVQEPPESSEEQQQSARPEDPTSPPVQSPHSEEDSDQREEVELWVEETPPISIEESREQPALDGIQTHNQRPAEEEEEEEEEEEEEEF, encoded by the exons ATGATTCTGATGTGGATTTTGAGTCTATCAGCATCTTCAAGTG CTCTGTCCCCCATCTTCTGCCCGGAGCCGGAGGGCAGCAGTGGACTCGCGGGTCACATGACGG ATTGTCTGGGCCTGCGCTTCACCTGGCTGCACGCCATCTTCCATAATTTCCCCTCTCTGCTGAACTTTGCATCCAAGCTCCGCTGTGCTTCGGGGATTTGCCCACGTGACCTGGAAGATTACGGCTGCTCCTGCAGATATGCGGCGCGTGGAAACCCCGTGGATCCTCTGGATGT ATGCTGCGCGAACCACAGATTGTGTTATGAGAACGCTGCCCCCTGTAGGCTGGAGCTGCCTCCAGCGCCGTACAACTTCAGCTGTTCTGCAGCAAACAGCAGCTGTg ACGTTGGTGACACGTGTCAGCAGAAGTTCTGTGAATGTGACCAGGCCGCCATCGCCTGTCTCACTCTGAGCCACTACAACGCCTCTCTGAGAGGCTTTGCTGAGTCAGCGTGCTTTGTTGCAAATCACTCAG ATTGGCTCAGCGGCGCCACGGAGACTGGCGAGCTCCTCACAGGAGCAG atgCTTTTCCTGCAGGAAACGACTCAACAGGGGATTTCTTCTCCAATTCGTCCCTCCTGGCTGCAG CAGGAGAGAACGACTTCCTGATGAACACAACATCATTGAACCGCAGTGATGCGAGTGATGCCATCACTCCACCACCAGGAGCGCCGTTCCTGCCGCCGCATGCTG AGGAGCTTGATGAAGAGGTGGAAGACATGACACAAATGAGTCTCACTGCTGCAG GGCTGAATGAAACGGGTGTGGAGGAGGCGCTGGAGCCGGAGGAGTTGGAGGAGGAGCGGACGGGTCCGAGTGTTTCTGCTGTCGGTTCCG ATCCAGGATTTCCCATGGGGTCACCTCTGACCCTGGCTGAACCTCAGATCAGCCCCAAGATAAAAGTCTCGGCTCGAAAGATCCACCCAGAGTCTTCTGAAGAAGATGAGGCAGAGGATGCTGCTGATGAGGAGAAAAATCAAAGTGAAACATCTGATGAAG GCTCTCCAACCTCTTCATCTCCAACCGTCCACCCATCCACACAAAGAGGAGAAACCTTCAAGCCTCGCTCTGAGGCCACGCCCATCAGAACCACCATGTGGGTAGCCAAGATGGAGGCGGGGTCTgaggagctgctggagaacGCCACGGCTGCAGGAGTGG ATGGGGCTCAGAGGAGGACGGTGCCGTTCTTCGCCTGGACCCTGCTGGACTCGGCTGGTCTGACTGACGGGCAGCAGCCGAACGTTGCAG AGTGCAGCCTCTCCTTCAGCGTGTCCGGCAGCGATgggcggagcaggaaggagATGCCAGCGCTCGGGCAGATGCTGCACTGCCTGACAGGGCGCTGTCCGCAGGAGTACGAGATGTACGGCTGCTACTGCGGGCGGGAGGGGGCGGGGCAACCCGTGGACCGCCTGGACAG gtGCTGCTTCTTCCATCACTGCTGCCTGAAGCAGATCAGCTCTATGGGCTGCAGAGTGGAGAGGAGCCGGAGTGTTCAGGTCTCCTGTGAGGAGCACAAACCCCGCT GTCAGGGCGCCACCCTGTGTGACAAGCTGCAGTGTGTGTGCGACAAAACCACAGCAGAGTGCATGGCGGCGGCTCACTTCAACCACAGGCCGGCCCCGCAGCAGTGCCGGGGGCCCAGCCCCCCCTGCCGGCGGCCCAGCAGACCCCCAAAACCTGTGCAGGAACCCCCTGAGTCcagtgaggagcagcagcagagcgccAGGCCAGAGGACCCCACGAGTCCACCTGTGCAGTCCCCCCACAG TGAAGAGGATTCGGACCAAAGGGAAGAAGTTGAATTGTGGGTTGAAGAAACTCCCCCTATTTCCATCGAGGAGAGCAGAGAACAGCCCGCTCTCGACGGGATTCAGACCCACAACCAAAGAccagcagaggaggaagaggaggaggaagaggaagaggaagaagaagaatttTAG
- the oc90 gene encoding otoconin-90 isoform X4, whose product MILMWILSLSASSSALSPIFCPEPEGSSGLAGHMTDCLGLRFTWLHAIFHNFPSLLNFASKLRCASGICPRDLEDYGCSCRYAARGNPVDPLDVCCANHRLCYENAAPCRLELPPAPYNFSCSAANSSCDVGDTCQQKFCECDQAAIACLTLSHYNASLRGFAESACFVANHSDAFPAGNDSTGDFFSNSSLLAAGENDFLMNTTSLNRSDASDAITPPPGAPFLPPHAEELDEEVEDMTQMSLTAAGLNETGVEEALEPEELEEERTGPSVSAVGSDPGFPMGSPLTLAEPQISPKIKVSARKIHPESSEEDEAEDAADEEKNQSETSDEGSPTSSSPTVHPSTQRGETFKPRSEATPIRTTMWVAKMEAGSEELLENATAAGVDGAQRRTVPFFAWTLLDSAGLTDGQQPNVAECSLSFSVSGSDGRSRKEMPALGQMLHCLTGRCPQEYEMYGCYCGREGAGQPVDRLDRCCFFHHCCLKQISSMGCRVERSRSVQVSCEEHKPRCQGATLCDKLQCVCDKTTAECMAAAHFNHRPAPQQCRGPSPPCRRPSRPPKPVQEPPESSEEQQQSARPEDPTSPPVQSPHSEEDSDQREEVELWVEETPPISIEESREQPALDGIQTHNQRPAEEEEEEEEEEEEEEF is encoded by the exons ATGATTCTGATGTGGATTTTGAGTCTATCAGCATCTTCAAGTG CTCTGTCCCCCATCTTCTGCCCGGAGCCGGAGGGCAGCAGTGGACTCGCGGGTCACATGACGG ATTGTCTGGGCCTGCGCTTCACCTGGCTGCACGCCATCTTCCATAATTTCCCCTCTCTGCTGAACTTTGCATCCAAGCTCCGCTGTGCTTCGGGGATTTGCCCACGTGACCTGGAAGATTACGGCTGCTCCTGCAGATATGCGGCGCGTGGAAACCCCGTGGATCCTCTGGATGT ATGCTGCGCGAACCACAGATTGTGTTATGAGAACGCTGCCCCCTGTAGGCTGGAGCTGCCTCCAGCGCCGTACAACTTCAGCTGTTCTGCAGCAAACAGCAGCTGTg ACGTTGGTGACACGTGTCAGCAGAAGTTCTGTGAATGTGACCAGGCCGCCATCGCCTGTCTCACTCTGAGCCACTACAACGCCTCTCTGAGAGGCTTTGCTGAGTCAGCGTGCTTTGTTGCAAATCACTCAG atgCTTTTCCTGCAGGAAACGACTCAACAGGGGATTTCTTCTCCAATTCGTCCCTCCTGGCTGCAG GAGAGAACGACTTCCTGATGAACACAACATCATTGAACCGCAGTGATGCGAGTGATGCCATCACTCCACCACCAGGAGCGCCGTTCCTGCCGCCGCATGCTG AGGAGCTTGATGAAGAGGTGGAAGACATGACACAAATGAGTCTCACTGCTGCAG GGCTGAATGAAACGGGTGTGGAGGAGGCGCTGGAGCCGGAGGAGTTGGAGGAGGAGCGGACGGGTCCGAGTGTTTCTGCTGTCGGTTCCG ATCCAGGATTTCCCATGGGGTCACCTCTGACCCTGGCTGAACCTCAGATCAGCCCCAAGATAAAAGTCTCGGCTCGAAAGATCCACCCAGAGTCTTCTGAAGAAGATGAGGCAGAGGATGCTGCTGATGAGGAGAAAAATCAAAGTGAAACATCTGATGAAG GCTCTCCAACCTCTTCATCTCCAACCGTCCACCCATCCACACAAAGAGGAGAAACCTTCAAGCCTCGCTCTGAGGCCACGCCCATCAGAACCACCATGTGGGTAGCCAAGATGGAGGCGGGGTCTgaggagctgctggagaacGCCACGGCTGCAGGAGTGG ATGGGGCTCAGAGGAGGACGGTGCCGTTCTTCGCCTGGACCCTGCTGGACTCGGCTGGTCTGACTGACGGGCAGCAGCCGAACGTTGCAG AGTGCAGCCTCTCCTTCAGCGTGTCCGGCAGCGATgggcggagcaggaaggagATGCCAGCGCTCGGGCAGATGCTGCACTGCCTGACAGGGCGCTGTCCGCAGGAGTACGAGATGTACGGCTGCTACTGCGGGCGGGAGGGGGCGGGGCAACCCGTGGACCGCCTGGACAG gtGCTGCTTCTTCCATCACTGCTGCCTGAAGCAGATCAGCTCTATGGGCTGCAGAGTGGAGAGGAGCCGGAGTGTTCAGGTCTCCTGTGAGGAGCACAAACCCCGCT GTCAGGGCGCCACCCTGTGTGACAAGCTGCAGTGTGTGTGCGACAAAACCACAGCAGAGTGCATGGCGGCGGCTCACTTCAACCACAGGCCGGCCCCGCAGCAGTGCCGGGGGCCCAGCCCCCCCTGCCGGCGGCCCAGCAGACCCCCAAAACCTGTGCAGGAACCCCCTGAGTCcagtgaggagcagcagcagagcgccAGGCCAGAGGACCCCACGAGTCCACCTGTGCAGTCCCCCCACAG TGAAGAGGATTCGGACCAAAGGGAAGAAGTTGAATTGTGGGTTGAAGAAACTCCCCCTATTTCCATCGAGGAGAGCAGAGAACAGCCCGCTCTCGACGGGATTCAGACCCACAACCAAAGAccagcagaggaggaagaggaggaggaagaggaagaggaagaagaagaatttTAG
- the oc90 gene encoding otoconin-90 isoform X2 produces the protein MILMWILSLSASSSALSPIFCPEPEGSSGLAGHMTDCLGLRFTWLHAIFHNFPSLLNFASKLRCASGICPRDLEDYGCSCRYAARGNPVDPLDVCCANHRLCYENAAPCRLELPPAPYNFSCSAANSSCDVGDTCQQKFCECDQAAIACLTLSHYNASLRGFAESACFVANHSDWLSGATETGELLTGADAFPAGNDSTGDFFSNSSLLAAGENDFLMNTTSLNRSDASDAITPPPGAPFLPPHAEELDEEVEDMTQMSLTAAGLNETGVEEALEPEELEEERTGPSVSAVGSDPGFPMGSPLTLAEPQISPKIKVSARKIHPESSEEDEAEDAADEEKNQSETSDEGSPTSSSPTVHPSTQRGETFKPRSEATPIRTTMWVAKMEAGSEELLENATAAGVDGAQRRTVPFFAWTLLDSAGLTDGQQPNVAECSLSFSVSGSDGRSRKEMPALGQMLHCLTGRCPQEYEMYGCYCGREGAGQPVDRLDRCCFFHHCCLKQISSMGCRVERSRSVQVSCEEHKPRCQGATLCDKLQCVCDKTTAECMAAAHFNHRPAPQQCRGPSPPCRRPSRPPKPVQEPPESSEEQQQSARPEDPTSPPVQSPHSEEDSDQREEVELWVEETPPISIEESREQPALDGIQTHNQRPAEEEEEEEEEEEEEEF, from the exons ATGATTCTGATGTGGATTTTGAGTCTATCAGCATCTTCAAGTG CTCTGTCCCCCATCTTCTGCCCGGAGCCGGAGGGCAGCAGTGGACTCGCGGGTCACATGACGG ATTGTCTGGGCCTGCGCTTCACCTGGCTGCACGCCATCTTCCATAATTTCCCCTCTCTGCTGAACTTTGCATCCAAGCTCCGCTGTGCTTCGGGGATTTGCCCACGTGACCTGGAAGATTACGGCTGCTCCTGCAGATATGCGGCGCGTGGAAACCCCGTGGATCCTCTGGATGT ATGCTGCGCGAACCACAGATTGTGTTATGAGAACGCTGCCCCCTGTAGGCTGGAGCTGCCTCCAGCGCCGTACAACTTCAGCTGTTCTGCAGCAAACAGCAGCTGTg ACGTTGGTGACACGTGTCAGCAGAAGTTCTGTGAATGTGACCAGGCCGCCATCGCCTGTCTCACTCTGAGCCACTACAACGCCTCTCTGAGAGGCTTTGCTGAGTCAGCGTGCTTTGTTGCAAATCACTCAG ATTGGCTCAGCGGCGCCACGGAGACTGGCGAGCTCCTCACAGGAGCAG atgCTTTTCCTGCAGGAAACGACTCAACAGGGGATTTCTTCTCCAATTCGTCCCTCCTGGCTGCAG GAGAGAACGACTTCCTGATGAACACAACATCATTGAACCGCAGTGATGCGAGTGATGCCATCACTCCACCACCAGGAGCGCCGTTCCTGCCGCCGCATGCTG AGGAGCTTGATGAAGAGGTGGAAGACATGACACAAATGAGTCTCACTGCTGCAG GGCTGAATGAAACGGGTGTGGAGGAGGCGCTGGAGCCGGAGGAGTTGGAGGAGGAGCGGACGGGTCCGAGTGTTTCTGCTGTCGGTTCCG ATCCAGGATTTCCCATGGGGTCACCTCTGACCCTGGCTGAACCTCAGATCAGCCCCAAGATAAAAGTCTCGGCTCGAAAGATCCACCCAGAGTCTTCTGAAGAAGATGAGGCAGAGGATGCTGCTGATGAGGAGAAAAATCAAAGTGAAACATCTGATGAAG GCTCTCCAACCTCTTCATCTCCAACCGTCCACCCATCCACACAAAGAGGAGAAACCTTCAAGCCTCGCTCTGAGGCCACGCCCATCAGAACCACCATGTGGGTAGCCAAGATGGAGGCGGGGTCTgaggagctgctggagaacGCCACGGCTGCAGGAGTGG ATGGGGCTCAGAGGAGGACGGTGCCGTTCTTCGCCTGGACCCTGCTGGACTCGGCTGGTCTGACTGACGGGCAGCAGCCGAACGTTGCAG AGTGCAGCCTCTCCTTCAGCGTGTCCGGCAGCGATgggcggagcaggaaggagATGCCAGCGCTCGGGCAGATGCTGCACTGCCTGACAGGGCGCTGTCCGCAGGAGTACGAGATGTACGGCTGCTACTGCGGGCGGGAGGGGGCGGGGCAACCCGTGGACCGCCTGGACAG gtGCTGCTTCTTCCATCACTGCTGCCTGAAGCAGATCAGCTCTATGGGCTGCAGAGTGGAGAGGAGCCGGAGTGTTCAGGTCTCCTGTGAGGAGCACAAACCCCGCT GTCAGGGCGCCACCCTGTGTGACAAGCTGCAGTGTGTGTGCGACAAAACCACAGCAGAGTGCATGGCGGCGGCTCACTTCAACCACAGGCCGGCCCCGCAGCAGTGCCGGGGGCCCAGCCCCCCCTGCCGGCGGCCCAGCAGACCCCCAAAACCTGTGCAGGAACCCCCTGAGTCcagtgaggagcagcagcagagcgccAGGCCAGAGGACCCCACGAGTCCACCTGTGCAGTCCCCCCACAG TGAAGAGGATTCGGACCAAAGGGAAGAAGTTGAATTGTGGGTTGAAGAAACTCCCCCTATTTCCATCGAGGAGAGCAGAGAACAGCCCGCTCTCGACGGGATTCAGACCCACAACCAAAGAccagcagaggaggaagaggaggaggaagaggaagaggaagaagaagaatttTAG